The Mucilaginibacter terrae region AAACAAATTCAAATTTTCATACAAACATATGCTAACATTTAGTAGGTTAAATTATGGTTTTAAAGTTTGTGCAACAGACTCCACTAAACTTTTAAAACCTATATGAGGCACATGTAAAGCAGTTTGGCCAATTCAGCTTCTATGAAATTATATAAATGATGTTCTGATGTTCAGGAGACACAATGGTACTAACGCATGAACTAATGATCGTATGATAGGCCGGCGTTTGGCCATCACACCTTAGATCGCCAGAAATAATTGATTTTTACAGGTTGGAACTAACTACTTGTAGAGTAAATTTGCTGTTTGTAAGCCCTTGGCGATAAACCAGTAATACTTTTAAATGTACGGGAAAAATGAGATTGGCTTTCGAAGCCGGTTTGTTCGGCAATTTCTGAATAGCTGGCCGTATTGGTTACCATTAAATATTGTGCCCGTTCTATCCGTTTTTCGTTAATATAAGCCAGGGGGCGTGTACCGGTATATTCCTGAAATAAGCGCGAAAAATATTCAGAGTTCAGGTTGGCTCTTTCGGCAAGAAAGGTTACAGATAATGGTATGTGCAGGTTAACACTGATGAAACTAATTGATTCGAGAATTTTAACCGGTATATACTTAACCTCCTTTTGTTTAAAAACGCTGGGTGTTGCAAACCTCGATACCAATTGCAATAACAAGCCTTGTGTTTCTAAAAAATCGGCTATGTTTTGCTGATTGTTCAATTCCTGGTATTCGCGATAATAGATATTTTTCTCATACACCTTAGGGTTATCAGACCGGTTAATACCCCTTCCCGGATTGATCACTATAAGGCGTTGAAAATTTATAATATCGATCTCCTGTGCCTTTACTTTAAAAACCGACCGGTTATTGGCAAACAAAGACACACCGTCTGATGATTCTTCAAAAAACTGCACAAAATATTGACTGAGGTAATTTTTGCAAGTTAAATTACATAACGTAAAACTGGGAATAATGTACAGATAGCCGGGCTCAAGCCTGTGTTTGTTTTCCACGTCTGATATCTCTCCGTCCCCTTCATCAATGTAATAAATACGATGATAAGGGCTTATAACGTTTTTATAATTCCATTTAGCACCCAGCTTAACATGGTCTGTATTCAGCAATGAAAAGGTGTGGCGTAATACGCGCTTAATCATGATACAATTTATCAGTTATATCTGTTGAATTACAATAATAGTCTGTTATGTGAAAAAAAAAGTCTGTTATTGTTAAATATTGGTTACTGCACTGCTTTATTTTTGATTATGCAAACAGTTGAACTTGAAAATTTAAATACTGTTGTAAAAAACCAATTATAAATGATGTTTTGCGCCACTGAAAGTTTTGGTGCTGCTTACAAATAATTTGGCATAACGTATTAGATGTGAAGACAAGCTCATGAAAATGAGTATGAGAAGGTGCTATGAGAAGACATGCGCACCTATGTTTAATTAACCAATTATTGTTAACCTAAATGTATAATATGAAGAAATAGAGATACGCTTTTCCAAAAAAACGAGAAGTGTTTCCACCACTCCCCGTTTTCAAAATTTCCTACTGCGCATTTAATCACCTGCAAGGTGAAGTAGGGCTTCTATGTTTATTTTTTTACAAATAAATCAACCCAATTTATGAACTTAAATTTACTAAACCTCAATATTTGGCGTAAAAAATATTTCAGGCAAAGTTTAAGCCACGCTTTTGTATTAGTGGTGGCTACAGGAACTACTTATGCTAATTCTACAAGCAATACACCTGAAACCGTTACACGTCCATCTACCTTAAATTTATCACGTGTTTTTGAAGGTCCTGTTGCCATGGCAATTAAGGTTACCGGTAAGGTAACCGATGTAAACGGACAGGGTTTACCTGGAGTAACCGTTAATGTTAAAGGAACTAATATTAGCGCCGCAACCGATAATCAGGGTAATTATGCCATTAATGTGCCTGATAGCAATAGCGTTCTTGTTTTTACCTTCATGGGTTTTTCGGCCAGCGAAATGCCTGTTAATGGCCAAACCATTATTAACGTTCAATTAAAAGAAGCTAATAAAGACCTGCAAGAGGTTGTTGTAGTGGGCTTTGGTACGCAAAAGAAAGTAAACCTTACAGGTTCTGTTGCTACAGTTAATTCGGCACAGTTAGAAAACCGCCCTATTACACAAACATCACAGGCATTATCGGGCCTTGCGCCGGGTGTGCAGGTAGTGCAGGGCAGCAGCCGCCCGGGTGCTGATGGCGCTTCTATCACTATCAGGGGTATCGGGTCTTTTGGTGCCGGCCGGTCGCCGCTGGTTTTAATTGACGGTATAGCCGGCTCTATTGACGATGTAGCGCCTGATAACATAGGCAGCATAAGTGTGTTGAAAGATGCCGCATCGGCCGCTATTTATGGTAACCGCGGTGCAAACGGCGTTATCTTAATTCAAACCAAACGTGGTAAAGCTGGTGCTACCCAAATAGCCTACAATAACTATTTTGGATGGGAAAAAGTAACCGAGTTGCCAAAATTCGTAAACTCGGCAACTTATGCGCAGCTCACAGGTGCTACTGCCGATGTGGTGGCTAAGTATGCAGCCGGTAATGATCCTGATAACTACCCCAACGTTTATCACTTAAAAGACCTGTTGAATTCAGGTTCTGGTTTTCAGCAGTACCACAACGTGAGCTTTTCGGGCGGAGAGGGTAGGCATACTTACTTGTTTTCTACCAGTTACCGTGACCTTAACGGTATTACTGCCGAAACGAGTAACAAGCGTTACGATATATTGGCCAACATAGACAGCCGTTTGACCGATAAATTAACCTTGAAGACCAGCATCACTGGCTTTGCCCGAAATGAGTATCAGCCGCAGGCAAGCTACGGAGGTATAGGGCAGATCATTGGTTACGCAGTACGCGAACCTAATACGATTGCCGGCAGGAAATCAGACGGTGCCTACGGTCACCAGGATAATTATTCGCCCGAGGGATGGTTAGATAGCCAAGGTTTTAGCAATTACAAAGCAAAAAACTTTTACGGTAACACCATGCTCACCTGGGATATATTGAAAGGGTTGAGTTTAAGCGGTACAGCCGGTTACCATTACTATAACGGTTTTGGCAGGACTTACACCGCCGATCTGCAGTTAGACAGAAACTTATATGTTGGTCCTAACAGCTTAAGTAATAATTATACAGAAGGTTATGAAGTAACCTTGAACAGTATCTTAAAATATACCCGTTCTTTTAAAGATCATAACTTTAATTTACTGTTAGTATACCAGCAGGAAGAGCATCGTGATGATAGTTTTAATGCTTCGCGCGATCGTTTTCCAAACAACCTGCTTTACCAGCTCGATCTTGGCTCAACCGCTAATCAGCAAAACGGAGGTTCGGCAAACGAATATGCTTTACAATCTTACATAGGTCGTTTAAACTACGATTATAAAGGCAAATACCTGCTTGAGTTAGATGCTAACTACAATGGTTCGTCGCGCTTTGCGCCGGGTAACCGCTTTGGTTTCTTCCCTGGTGTATCAGCCGGTTGGGTAATTTCCGAAGAATCATTTGTGAAGAACAAGCTAAACTGGATTGACCTGTTAAAGATCAGGGCTTCGCACGGTTCGTTAGGTAATGGTAACATCAGCAACTATCCTTATCAGTTTGTAATTAATACATCGCCACGTTACACTTTTGGCGGAGCATTAGTAACCGGTGCGGCCGTAACCAATGCATCAAACGCAGATATTAAGTGGGAAACTACAACCACTACCGATTTAGGCCTTGATTTTGGTTTTTGGAAAGGTAAACTTACCGGTACCATTGGTGTTTACAATCGTACAGCCAAAGACATACTTTACAACGTTCCGGTATCAAATACACTCGGACTTGGAGCGCCAACAATTAATGCGGGGTCGTTACGTAACCGCGGTCTTGAAGCTAACCTGACCTTCAATATGAAAAAGGGCGACTTCTTGTTAAGCGTGAGTCCTAATTTCTCTTACAACAAACAAAAAGTAACCGAAATTGCAGGCAACATACAACGTGTAATTCCAAACTTCTTTGTTGGCCAGCCCATGAACCCGATCTATGGTTATGTAGCTGATGGTATTTTCAGGGATGCCAGTGATGTGTCAAGTTACCCTGCACAGCCAACGCCGGGCCAGCCGGGAGTTATCCGCTTTAAAGACATCAGCGGCCCTAACGGCGTACCTGATGGTAAGGTTGATGCCACTTATGACCGTACCATTATTGGCTATAAAAACCCAACTACTTCATATGGTTTGCAAATTAACTCAGGCTACAAAGGCTTTGATTTTTCGGCCTTGTTTTCGGGCTTGGGAGGCTACACCGAGCAAATGGGCTCGTACATGGCATTTGCCTACTACAACGGGGGGAACATTCAGCAGTGGCAGGCCGATAATGCCTGGACACCGGCCAACCCCGATCCTAATGCTCAATACCCGCGTATTACAAGTTTAGGACAGGGAAGCGCAAACGTACAAACCAACTCGTTCTGGAACAGGTCTGGAACTTTCTTAAGGTTAAAAAACCTGCAGATCGGTTACACGCTTTCACCTTCACTTACCCAAAAGCTTCACTTATCTAAACTCAGAATATTTGCAGGTGGACAAAACTTGTTTAAATGGGATAAATTCTATACCGGTTGGGACCCAGAGAATATGCAAGGTTCAGGCGACCAGCCCAACTATTATCCAATTACTGCAATTTACACCTTTGGCTTTAATGTAAAACTCTAACTGATTTGATTATAGCTTAAAATGATTTAACCATGAGAGAGATATTGAATAGAAAAAGTTTGTTACTTAAAACCACAGTTGTTTTAAGTGTACTTATATCAACTACAACAGGCTGTAAAAAAGACCTGCTTGATAAACAACCACTGTCGGCCATTTCAGATGCTACATTTTGGAAAACAGCTAACGATGCTACGCTTGCGCTTAACGGTGTGTATGATACAGGTGCCGGTTATACCAATTATAATTTTTGGTCGTCGCTGGGCATGGTCAATCTTGATTTGGCAGCCGGTAACGGTTCTGAAAAAGAATCGTTACCAGATAACATCACTAACGGTGCGTTAAACACGGCAAACGGTGTTACCGGTACGTATTACAGCAGTACCTACGGACAAATAGCACGTTGCAATAATTTTTTAACCAACGTTGTGCAGGTAACAATGGATGCCAACGCCAAAAATGTAATGATTGCCGAAGTACGTGCAATTCGTGCTTATGATTATTTTAACCTGGCATTATACTTTGGCGATGTTCCATTAGTGCAAAAGTTGTTAACTACCAACGAGGCCAACAGCGTTACGCGCACTCCAAAAGCTGAGGTATGGGCATTTTGCGAAGCCGAATTGAAAGCAGCCGCGGCTGCACTACCTAACACGGTACCCACTGCACAGCAAGGACACATGACCGCTGCAAGCACGCTGGCCATATTAGGCAGGTTGCAAATGGCACAAAAGAAATGGGCTGATGCGGCTACCACTTATAAATCCATTATGGATATGGGAGCCTATAGCATTGATGCGCGCTACCGCGAATTGTTCCTTAATGCCGGCGAAAACAGTGCCGAAATTTTGCTGTCGATGCAGTATATCAGGGATACTTACAGCCATGCTTTGCTGCAGTATCTTACCCCTGAAACATGGGGCGGATGGCACCAGTTTTCACCATTCAACGAGTTGGTGAAGGAGTTTGAATGTACCGATGGCAAACCTATTACACAATCGCCTTTGTACGACAGGAACAACCCTTACAATAACCGCGACCCGCGAATGGACTTCAATATCATGATATCTGATCGCACGGTATTTAGAGGACGTACCTATTCTGCCAAGCCGGGCACCACACTGGTCGATCGTTTAGATCAGTATCCGGGAGTTTGGAGCGGTTATGCCATTTATAAGTTTTTGGAAGATGATCCTAATGTTGCCACCACTTCAAATGATGGTAATAACTTTCCTTTGATTCGTTATTCCGAAGTATTGCTGGGCTACCTGGAATCGAGACTGGAATCAGGCGCGGGGGTTGACCAGGCATTGCTTGATGCCACCATTAACAAAGTACGTGGCCGTGCAGCAGTACGTATGCCTGCCGTTACCACTTTAGATCCTACGGCTCTGCGTACCATTATCAGGAGAGAACGCCGAGTAGAATTCCCGTTTGAGGGTTTACGTTACTATGATTGCTTGCGCTGGGGAATAATAGCATCTGAAAACAGTCAGCAATTTACTGGTATGAAATTGAATAATACACCAGGCTTCCAGGTTGATGCAGATGGCTATTACATCTACAAAAAACGGAATTTTGTTGTAGGTAGAAACGAATTGTGGCCAATACCACAATCAGAGCGTGATCTGAATCCCAAACTCACGCAAAATCCGGGGTATTAATTGGTTTGCCCCAAATTGGTTTAAGTTTTTTTCGATGGCGGCAGTCTCTCATAACTGCCGCCCCGAAAAAAAATGCCTTTACTATTTAAATACGTATAATTAAGCTTTATGCAAAGAAGAACAGTTCTGAAAACCCTTACTACCGGTGCCGCTTCTCTTGGTTTATCCAAATTGCAGGGCCGGGGTATCCTCAATGGGGCTTTAGCTCCATTAGGTAATGCCGGGCGTTTTGAGCCAACCTGGTCATCGTTGGCTAATTACCAGGTGCCCGAATGGTATAAGGATGCAAAGTTTGGTATTTGGGCGCACTGGGGGCCGCAATGCCAGGCCGAATATGGCGATTGGTATGCACGTGGCATGTACCAAGAGGGAAGCGATCAGTACAAATACCATGTGCAAAAATACGGGCATCCTTCAAAGTTTGGGTTTAAAGACATTATTCATGAATGGAAGGCCGAGAACTGGAACCCCGAGGAACTGGTATCGTTATACAAAAATGCCGGTGCGCAATATTTTATGGCATTGGCTAATCACCATGATAATCTTGACCTGTATAAAAGCAAGCACCAGCCCTGGAACTCTACCAAAGTAGGTCCTAAAAAAGATATTGTAGGTTTATGGGCTAAGGCTGCTAAAAACAACAACTTGCCATTTGGGGTAAGTGTACATGCTGCGCATGCCTGGAGCTGGATGGAAACATCACAACGGGCCGATAAAAACGGGCCGTATAAAGGAATACCTTATGATGGTAAAGTAACCAAAAAAGGTGGTGCCGGCAAATGGTGGGATGGCCTTGACCCACAAGAGCTATATGCACAAAACCATCCTTTGAGTGAAAATAGCCTGGATAATGGCATGATACACCGCCAATGGAACTGGGGTAATGGCGTAGCACCGCCAACAAAAGCCT contains the following coding sequences:
- a CDS encoding RagB/SusD family nutrient uptake outer membrane protein, yielding MREILNRKSLLLKTTVVLSVLISTTTGCKKDLLDKQPLSAISDATFWKTANDATLALNGVYDTGAGYTNYNFWSSLGMVNLDLAAGNGSEKESLPDNITNGALNTANGVTGTYYSSTYGQIARCNNFLTNVVQVTMDANAKNVMIAEVRAIRAYDYFNLALYFGDVPLVQKLLTTNEANSVTRTPKAEVWAFCEAELKAAAAALPNTVPTAQQGHMTAASTLAILGRLQMAQKKWADAATTYKSIMDMGAYSIDARYRELFLNAGENSAEILLSMQYIRDTYSHALLQYLTPETWGGWHQFSPFNELVKEFECTDGKPITQSPLYDRNNPYNNRDPRMDFNIMISDRTVFRGRTYSAKPGTTLVDRLDQYPGVWSGYAIYKFLEDDPNVATTSNDGNNFPLIRYSEVLLGYLESRLESGAGVDQALLDATINKVRGRAAVRMPAVTTLDPTALRTIIRRERRVEFPFEGLRYYDCLRWGIIASENSQQFTGMKLNNTPGFQVDADGYYIYKKRNFVVGRNELWPIPQSERDLNPKLTQNPGY
- a CDS encoding helix-turn-helix domain-containing protein, whose translation is MIKRVLRHTFSLLNTDHVKLGAKWNYKNVISPYHRIYYIDEGDGEISDVENKHRLEPGYLYIIPSFTLCNLTCKNYLSQYFVQFFEESSDGVSLFANNRSVFKVKAQEIDIINFQRLIVINPGRGINRSDNPKVYEKNIYYREYQELNNQQNIADFLETQGLLLQLVSRFATPSVFKQKEVKYIPVKILESISFISVNLHIPLSVTFLAERANLNSEYFSRLFQEYTGTRPLAYINEKRIERAQYLMVTNTASYSEIAEQTGFESQSHFSRTFKSITGLSPRAYKQQIYSTSS
- a CDS encoding SusC/RagA family TonB-linked outer membrane protein — encoded protein: MNLNLLNLNIWRKKYFRQSLSHAFVLVVATGTTYANSTSNTPETVTRPSTLNLSRVFEGPVAMAIKVTGKVTDVNGQGLPGVTVNVKGTNISAATDNQGNYAINVPDSNSVLVFTFMGFSASEMPVNGQTIINVQLKEANKDLQEVVVVGFGTQKKVNLTGSVATVNSAQLENRPITQTSQALSGLAPGVQVVQGSSRPGADGASITIRGIGSFGAGRSPLVLIDGIAGSIDDVAPDNIGSISVLKDAASAAIYGNRGANGVILIQTKRGKAGATQIAYNNYFGWEKVTELPKFVNSATYAQLTGATADVVAKYAAGNDPDNYPNVYHLKDLLNSGSGFQQYHNVSFSGGEGRHTYLFSTSYRDLNGITAETSNKRYDILANIDSRLTDKLTLKTSITGFARNEYQPQASYGGIGQIIGYAVREPNTIAGRKSDGAYGHQDNYSPEGWLDSQGFSNYKAKNFYGNTMLTWDILKGLSLSGTAGYHYYNGFGRTYTADLQLDRNLYVGPNSLSNNYTEGYEVTLNSILKYTRSFKDHNFNLLLVYQQEEHRDDSFNASRDRFPNNLLYQLDLGSTANQQNGGSANEYALQSYIGRLNYDYKGKYLLELDANYNGSSRFAPGNRFGFFPGVSAGWVISEESFVKNKLNWIDLLKIRASHGSLGNGNISNYPYQFVINTSPRYTFGGALVTGAAVTNASNADIKWETTTTTDLGLDFGFWKGKLTGTIGVYNRTAKDILYNVPVSNTLGLGAPTINAGSLRNRGLEANLTFNMKKGDFLLSVSPNFSYNKQKVTEIAGNIQRVIPNFFVGQPMNPIYGYVADGIFRDASDVSSYPAQPTPGQPGVIRFKDISGPNGVPDGKVDATYDRTIIGYKNPTTSYGLQINSGYKGFDFSALFSGLGGYTEQMGSYMAFAYYNGGNIQQWQADNAWTPANPDPNAQYPRITSLGQGSANVQTNSFWNRSGTFLRLKNLQIGYTLSPSLTQKLHLSKLRIFAGGQNLFKWDKFYTGWDPENMQGSGDQPNYYPITAIYTFGFNVKL